The Hevea brasiliensis isolate MT/VB/25A 57/8 unplaced genomic scaffold, ASM3005281v1 Scaf187, whole genome shotgun sequence genome includes a region encoding these proteins:
- the LOC110634154 gene encoding rop guanine nucleotide exchange factor 14-like isoform X2 has product MTYNGLESCIQNNQSYENESGTSQGDRCMSDSSNDDNDLSFSSSKDAFGSFSSKWLTMKKDELSLDDWELSESPQHFYVKAKQPYTIQFSDVETMNEKFAKLLLGEDLAGGCKGLTTALALSNAITNLAASVFGELWKLEPLPEQSKNKWRKEMDWLLSPTNYMVELVPTKQNGANGKTVEIMTPKARADIHVNLPALQKLDSMLITLDSMVNTELWFTEVGSRAEGESKSKKQRKRWWPQVPKTGLSDSDRKKLLYQSVLVYQVFKAAKSINENILLEMPVPTIIRDALPKSGKANLGEELYKILAADSKTTEVKLSSLNLKSEHAALETINKLEAAIFAWKEKVAAQVSSKFPVRTSWSFMSEFDKIESLLDRAETLLRQVKARRFLEAKKIQYGRDVGHSTLEAYSRVLGNLALNILSRIWDILQEEASSNQNSPATMCCFPGIKVSRILDSPVHFLHTRHTFLCHMNKVDGKYRESDASYYSDKGFSYSEAKARSVNATPSRRMVWRIGR; this is encoded by the exons ATGACCTATAATGGCCTTGAGAGTTGCATTCAAAATAATCAATCTTATGAAAATGAAAGTGGCACAAGCCAAGGAGATAGGTGTATGAGTGACTCCTCCAATGATGATAATGACTTGAGCTTTTCTTCTAGCAAAGATGCTTTTGGATCATTTTCTTCTAAATGGTTGACAATGAAGAAGGATGAACTCAGCTTGGATGATTGGGAGCTCTCAGAAAGTCCCCAACATTTTTATGTTAAAGCAAAACAACCTTATACTATTCAATTTTCGGATGTGGAGACAATGAATGAAAAATTTGCGAAGCTGTTATTAGGTGAAGATTTAGCAGGAGGTTGTAAAGGCCTCACTACTGCATTAGCATTATCCAATGCTATAACAAATCTTGCAG CTTCAGTTTTTGGGGAACTGTGGAAATTAGAGCCATTGCCTGAACAAAGCAAGAACAAATGGCGAAAAGAAATGGATTGGTTGCTCTCTCCTACAAACTATATGGTTGAGTTGGTTCCTACAAAGCAAAATGGTGCCAATGGCAAGACCGTGGAG ATAATGACTCCAAAAGCTCGTGCAGACATCCATGTGAATCTTCCAGCACTTCAGAAGTTGGACTCCATGCTTATT ACACTGGATTCAATGGTGAACACTGAGCTTTGGTTCACAGAAGTAGGCAGCCGAGCAGAAGGTGAGAGCAAAAGCAAAAAGCAGAGAAAGAGGTGGTGGCCACAAGTACCCAAAACTGGGCTTTCTGACTCAGACAGGAAGAAATTGCTCTATCAGAGTGTATTGGTCTATCAAGTCTTCAAGGCTGCTAAATCTATCAACGAAAATATATTGCTTGAAATGCCTGTACCAACCATTATCAGGGATGCACTACCAAAA TCTGGAAAGGCAAACCTGGGCGAAGAATTGTATAAGATCTTGGCTGCAGATTCAAAAACAACTGAAGTAAAGCTCAGTTCTCTTAATTTAAAATCCGAACACGCTGCACTTGAGACCATCAACAAATTGGAAGCTGCCATATTTGCATGGAAAGAGAAGGTTGCAGCACAAGTTAGTAGTAAATTCCCTGTTCGAACATCATGGTCCTTCATGTCAGAGTTTGACAAGATAGAGTCACTTTTAGACAGAGCAGAAACCCTTCTGCGGCAAGTCAAGGCTCGAAGATTTCTTGAAGCTAAAAAAATCCAATATGGAAGG GATGTTGGCCATTCAACTCTGGAGGCATACTCTCGAGTTCTTGGGAATTTGGCTCTCAACATATTGAGTAGGATATGGGACATTTTGCAGGAAGAAGCTTCAAGCAATCAAAATTCTCCTGCAACAATGTGTTGCTTCCCAGGAATAAAAGTATCACGAATTCTGGATTCTCCAGTTCATTTCCTTCACACACGACACACATTTCTCTGTCATATGAATAAGGTAGATGGGAAGTACCGTGAATCTGATGCTAGTTATTATTCTGATAAAGGATTCTCTTACAGTGAAGCCAAAGCAAGGTCAGTAAATGCAACACCAAGTAGAAGAATGGTATGGAGAATTGGCAGATAA
- the LOC110634154 gene encoding rop guanine nucleotide exchange factor 14-like isoform X1 has translation MTYNGLESCIQNNQSYENESGTSQGDRCMSDSSNDDNDLSFSSSKDAFGSFSSKWLTMKKDELSLDDWELSESPQHFYVKAKQPYTIQFSDVETMNEKFAKLLLGEDLAGGCKGLTTALALSNAITNLAASVFGELWKLEPLPEQSKNKWRKEMDWLLSPTNYMVELVPTKQNGANGKTVELMLILKQIMTPKARADIHVNLPALQKLDSMLITLDSMVNTELWFTEVGSRAEGESKSKKQRKRWWPQVPKTGLSDSDRKKLLYQSVLVYQVFKAAKSINENILLEMPVPTIIRDALPKSGKANLGEELYKILAADSKTTEVKLSSLNLKSEHAALETINKLEAAIFAWKEKVAAQVSSKFPVRTSWSFMSEFDKIESLLDRAETLLRQVKARRFLEAKKIQYGRDVGHSTLEAYSRVLGNLALNILSRIWDILQEEASSNQNSPATMCCFPGIKVSRILDSPVHFLHTRHTFLCHMNKVDGKYRESDASYYSDKGFSYSEAKARSVNATPSRRMVWRIGR, from the exons ATGACCTATAATGGCCTTGAGAGTTGCATTCAAAATAATCAATCTTATGAAAATGAAAGTGGCACAAGCCAAGGAGATAGGTGTATGAGTGACTCCTCCAATGATGATAATGACTTGAGCTTTTCTTCTAGCAAAGATGCTTTTGGATCATTTTCTTCTAAATGGTTGACAATGAAGAAGGATGAACTCAGCTTGGATGATTGGGAGCTCTCAGAAAGTCCCCAACATTTTTATGTTAAAGCAAAACAACCTTATACTATTCAATTTTCGGATGTGGAGACAATGAATGAAAAATTTGCGAAGCTGTTATTAGGTGAAGATTTAGCAGGAGGTTGTAAAGGCCTCACTACTGCATTAGCATTATCCAATGCTATAACAAATCTTGCAG CTTCAGTTTTTGGGGAACTGTGGAAATTAGAGCCATTGCCTGAACAAAGCAAGAACAAATGGCGAAAAGAAATGGATTGGTTGCTCTCTCCTACAAACTATATGGTTGAGTTGGTTCCTACAAAGCAAAATGGTGCCAATGGCAAGACCGTGGAG ttGATGTTGATATTGAAGCAGATAATGACTCCAAAAGCTCGTGCAGACATCCATGTGAATCTTCCAGCACTTCAGAAGTTGGACTCCATGCTTATT ACACTGGATTCAATGGTGAACACTGAGCTTTGGTTCACAGAAGTAGGCAGCCGAGCAGAAGGTGAGAGCAAAAGCAAAAAGCAGAGAAAGAGGTGGTGGCCACAAGTACCCAAAACTGGGCTTTCTGACTCAGACAGGAAGAAATTGCTCTATCAGAGTGTATTGGTCTATCAAGTCTTCAAGGCTGCTAAATCTATCAACGAAAATATATTGCTTGAAATGCCTGTACCAACCATTATCAGGGATGCACTACCAAAA TCTGGAAAGGCAAACCTGGGCGAAGAATTGTATAAGATCTTGGCTGCAGATTCAAAAACAACTGAAGTAAAGCTCAGTTCTCTTAATTTAAAATCCGAACACGCTGCACTTGAGACCATCAACAAATTGGAAGCTGCCATATTTGCATGGAAAGAGAAGGTTGCAGCACAAGTTAGTAGTAAATTCCCTGTTCGAACATCATGGTCCTTCATGTCAGAGTTTGACAAGATAGAGTCACTTTTAGACAGAGCAGAAACCCTTCTGCGGCAAGTCAAGGCTCGAAGATTTCTTGAAGCTAAAAAAATCCAATATGGAAGG GATGTTGGCCATTCAACTCTGGAGGCATACTCTCGAGTTCTTGGGAATTTGGCTCTCAACATATTGAGTAGGATATGGGACATTTTGCAGGAAGAAGCTTCAAGCAATCAAAATTCTCCTGCAACAATGTGTTGCTTCCCAGGAATAAAAGTATCACGAATTCTGGATTCTCCAGTTCATTTCCTTCACACACGACACACATTTCTCTGTCATATGAATAAGGTAGATGGGAAGTACCGTGAATCTGATGCTAGTTATTATTCTGATAAAGGATTCTCTTACAGTGAAGCCAAAGCAAGGTCAGTAAATGCAACACCAAGTAGAAGAATGGTATGGAGAATTGGCAGATAA